One genomic segment of Rubripirellula amarantea includes these proteins:
- a CDS encoding helix-turn-helix domain-containing protein, whose amino-acid sequence MQRKFQCLRSQLFNSLGDATELLRLFDFLPGVYLYVKDRQGRFVGMNAQWVEMRGAQSQDELIGKTDADLHPLYWARQYQEEDRRVMESAIELPNQVWLVPAGDGKLSTFVSSKIPIHGRKRDVIGIAGVMYQSHPSPTDNASTNPTEIATDIIAARFRGPLEIKQIAAEVNLSVSQLNRRFRDSYQISPSEYLQRVRIHEASRLLADSDLSIGVVALDCGFYDQAHLSRSFKKRFGMTPREFRIESQES is encoded by the coding sequence ATGCAACGAAAATTCCAATGCCTGCGAAGCCAGCTCTTCAATTCTCTCGGGGACGCCACCGAGTTGCTGCGTCTGTTCGATTTTCTGCCTGGCGTTTATCTGTATGTCAAAGACAGGCAAGGACGCTTTGTAGGCATGAATGCCCAATGGGTCGAAATGCGAGGAGCTCAATCGCAAGACGAGCTCATTGGTAAGACAGACGCTGATTTGCATCCGCTCTATTGGGCTCGCCAATATCAGGAAGAAGATCGCCGGGTGATGGAGTCCGCAATTGAATTGCCCAATCAGGTATGGCTTGTTCCAGCAGGCGACGGCAAGCTCAGCACCTTTGTTAGCAGCAAGATCCCGATTCACGGACGAAAACGAGATGTGATCGGCATCGCGGGCGTGATGTACCAGTCCCATCCTTCGCCAACGGACAACGCGAGCACTAATCCGACCGAGATCGCTACGGATATCATTGCCGCTCGTTTTCGCGGTCCATTGGAAATCAAGCAAATTGCCGCTGAGGTGAACCTAAGTGTCAGTCAACTCAACCGGCGTTTCCGGGATTCTTACCAGATCTCTCCGTCGGAATATCTGCAGCGTGTCCGCATTCACGAAGCGAGCCGTTTATTGGCAGATTCAGACCTTTCAATCGGCGTAGTGGCGTTGGATTGCGGCTTCTACGACCAAGCGCACCTGAGTCGAAGCTTTAAGAAACGCTTTGGAATGACGCCACGAGAGTTTCGCATCGAGTCGCAAGAATCTTAA
- a CDS encoding DUF1553 domain-containing protein, which translates to MLMRFTLSLFGLLALNAFAVHAFAVELRVYPEAVTLHGPEGQQRISVVTTRDGYASATVDLADLQIESTDASVAKVSGGVVFAVGNGEATITVSADDGSRATATVSVVGAGESHEWSFRNDVQSVLAKQGCNMGACHGALAGKGGFRLSLRGYDSDSDYAAIALQARGRRIEMGDPGQSLLLAKPTGALPHKGGLKLDVNSRDYEVLAQWIASGAKAPSDEDATLEHISVMPELALLAPEEHSQVLVSAHYDDGRVVDVTHWSQFSATDEAVASVEADGKVTVRGSGESAVLVWFGSKVALARMTVPYQNDISTDEFDEAPRKNFIDELNLQQLATLKLPPSPTCSDDEFLRRATIDCIGRLPRAEEIEQYRDQPESTRRDWLIEHLLSSEDYVDYWAYKWSDMLVINGTRLRPIAVKTYYQWVHQRVRDNMPWDQLVREVLTAKGRSDENGATNFYALNQSPEEMTESACQAFMGLSIGCAKCHNHPLEKWTNDQYYAMANLFARVRAKGWGGDGRNGDGLRTLYVVTDGDLIQPKNGKPQPPAPLDAPSLAIDDPNDRREPLAQWMTSPENPYFARSITNRIWANFFGRGLVEQVDDLRHSNPASNEPLLAAAAEHLIDAKFDLKQLMRAIMRSETYARSSVPLAMNRSEEKYMSRYYPRRMMAEVLLDSIDQVLGTSTDFTRLAFPGADYQDTDFYEKGTRAIELYDAAVDSYFLKTFGRNPREIVCECERSQEPSMVQVLHMSNGETINPKLADEDNFVNRAIKEGKSDIEIIEALFERALVRKPTDNELENMLSIIAEYGDDRKTAMQDVAWSVLTSTEFTFNH; encoded by the coding sequence ATGCTCATGCGATTCACTCTTTCACTGTTTGGCTTGCTCGCGTTGAATGCGTTTGCAGTTCACGCTTTCGCGGTCGAGTTGCGAGTGTATCCCGAGGCAGTCACTCTGCATGGTCCCGAGGGCCAGCAACGAATCAGCGTGGTGACTACTCGTGACGGATACGCCTCGGCAACGGTCGATCTAGCAGATTTGCAGATTGAATCCACTGACGCATCGGTTGCCAAGGTGAGCGGCGGCGTCGTGTTTGCCGTCGGTAATGGCGAAGCGACCATCACCGTCTCAGCGGACGATGGATCGCGAGCGACCGCAACAGTTTCGGTCGTCGGCGCCGGGGAATCGCACGAGTGGAGTTTTCGAAATGACGTGCAAAGCGTTCTCGCTAAGCAGGGGTGCAACATGGGAGCATGCCACGGCGCGTTGGCGGGGAAAGGCGGATTCCGATTATCGCTGCGTGGTTACGACAGCGATTCTGATTACGCGGCAATTGCGTTGCAGGCTCGTGGTCGTCGTATTGAAATGGGCGATCCGGGTCAAAGCTTGTTATTAGCCAAGCCAACGGGTGCCCTGCCACACAAAGGCGGTTTAAAGCTTGATGTCAATTCGCGTGACTATGAAGTGTTGGCTCAGTGGATCGCGTCCGGTGCGAAGGCTCCCAGCGATGAGGATGCCACGCTCGAACATATTAGTGTGATGCCGGAGCTAGCCTTGCTTGCTCCCGAAGAACATTCGCAAGTTCTTGTCAGTGCCCATTATGACGATGGGCGTGTCGTCGATGTCACGCACTGGTCTCAGTTCTCGGCAACTGATGAGGCGGTTGCAAGTGTCGAAGCGGACGGAAAGGTTACCGTACGCGGAAGTGGTGAAAGTGCCGTGTTGGTGTGGTTCGGCAGTAAAGTTGCACTCGCTCGTATGACGGTTCCTTACCAGAACGACATCAGCACCGATGAATTTGATGAAGCGCCGCGGAAGAATTTCATTGATGAATTGAATCTGCAACAGCTAGCGACCTTGAAATTGCCACCTTCGCCAACCTGCAGCGACGATGAATTTCTGCGTCGAGCAACGATCGACTGTATCGGCCGATTGCCACGCGCCGAAGAAATCGAACAGTACCGGGATCAACCTGAATCCACACGACGAGACTGGTTGATTGAGCACCTGTTGTCGAGCGAGGACTACGTCGACTATTGGGCTTACAAGTGGAGCGACATGCTTGTCATCAACGGAACCCGGCTTCGTCCGATCGCGGTCAAGACGTACTACCAATGGGTTCATCAGCGTGTGCGTGACAACATGCCGTGGGACCAGTTGGTGCGTGAGGTCTTAACGGCAAAGGGCAGAAGCGACGAAAATGGGGCAACAAACTTTTACGCTCTTAATCAGTCACCTGAAGAGATGACCGAGAGTGCGTGCCAAGCCTTCATGGGGCTTTCGATTGGTTGTGCAAAATGCCACAACCACCCGCTCGAAAAATGGACGAATGATCAATACTACGCCATGGCAAACCTGTTCGCCCGAGTTCGCGCTAAGGGCTGGGGTGGCGATGGGCGAAATGGCGATGGCTTACGGACATTGTACGTGGTTACCGACGGTGATTTGATTCAGCCTAAGAATGGAAAGCCGCAACCTCCGGCCCCGCTCGATGCACCGTCGCTGGCGATCGATGACCCGAACGATCGCCGCGAACCGCTCGCTCAATGGATGACAAGTCCAGAGAATCCTTACTTCGCAAGGTCGATTACAAACCGAATCTGGGCCAATTTTTTTGGGCGTGGGTTGGTGGAACAGGTCGATGATCTGCGCCACAGCAATCCCGCTTCCAATGAGCCATTGTTGGCGGCAGCGGCCGAGCATCTTATTGATGCCAAGTTTGATCTGAAGCAATTGATGCGTGCGATCATGCGAAGCGAGACCTACGCCCGAAGCAGCGTGCCGTTGGCGATGAACCGTTCCGAAGAGAAATACATGAGCCGCTATTACCCGCGGCGGATGATGGCGGAAGTGTTGCTGGATTCGATCGATCAAGTGCTTGGTACAAGTACCGACTTCACGCGACTTGCATTTCCGGGGGCCGATTATCAAGACACGGATTTCTATGAAAAAGGCACACGCGCGATCGAGCTTTATGATGCCGCGGTGGATTCGTACTTCTTGAAAACATTTGGCCGAAACCCTCGTGAAATTGTTTGCGAATGTGAACGCAGTCAAGAACCGAGCATGGTTCAGGTGCTTCACATGTCCAACGGAGAAACGATTAATCCGAAGCTGGCCGACGAAGACAATTTCGTCAATCGAGCGATCAAAGAGGGCAAGAGCGACATCGAAATCATCGAAGCGTTGTTCGAGCGTGCGTTGGTTCGAAAGCCAACGGACAATGAACTTGAGAATATGTTGTCCATAATCGCTGAGTATGGCGACGACCGAAAAACTGCGATGCAGGACGTTGCGTGGAGTGTTTTGACGAGCACCGAGTTTACGTTCAATCATTGA
- a CDS encoding ABC transporter ATP-binding protein, whose amino-acid sequence MIPTVPLDSPLLEVCDLKKSFGSRHALAGLSFSIAPGERVALLGPNGAGKTTTIRCVSGRTKPSSGEIRLAGSPIDSPHARSAIGIVPQEIALYGDLTTRENLVAFGKFHGLRRKALKDRVEWALAWTGLDDRADSMVQSFSGGMKRRVNLACGVLHSPQILLLDEPTVGVDPQSREKIFSMLDQLNEQGTSILLTTHHLDEAEKRSDRIIIVDQGRVVADGTINQLIERSVGSSRMVRLRLDRPLPQLLSAPHADIGQVGNDRLSTRIDKVSTGLPILLEAVRQQGYDVSDIEVQSPSLHHVFLHLTGHELRD is encoded by the coding sequence TTGATCCCAACCGTCCCTCTCGATTCTCCTCTATTGGAAGTCTGCGACCTCAAAAAGTCGTTCGGGTCGCGGCACGCGCTAGCGGGACTGTCGTTTTCAATCGCGCCGGGCGAACGGGTTGCCTTGTTGGGGCCCAACGGAGCCGGTAAGACAACGACCATCCGATGCGTTTCAGGACGCACCAAGCCTTCGTCGGGAGAAATCCGTTTGGCGGGTTCGCCGATCGACTCGCCGCACGCACGCAGCGCGATAGGGATCGTTCCGCAAGAGATCGCGTTGTACGGCGATCTAACCACGCGAGAAAACCTAGTCGCGTTTGGGAAGTTTCACGGTCTGCGCCGCAAGGCATTAAAGGATCGCGTTGAGTGGGCGCTAGCGTGGACCGGGCTCGATGATCGAGCGGACTCGATGGTCCAATCGTTCTCGGGCGGCATGAAGCGCCGAGTGAATTTGGCGTGCGGAGTTCTACACTCACCCCAAATCCTGCTTCTCGATGAACCGACCGTTGGAGTCGATCCGCAAAGCCGAGAAAAGATTTTTTCGATGCTGGATCAATTGAATGAGCAAGGCACTTCGATCTTGTTGACCACTCACCATCTCGACGAGGCTGAAAAGCGAAGCGACCGGATCATCATTGTGGACCAAGGACGCGTTGTGGCCGATGGCACGATCAACCAATTAATCGAGCGATCCGTTGGGTCCTCGCGAATGGTCAGACTTCGGTTGGATCGTCCGCTGCCCCAATTGTTGTCGGCTCCCCACGCTGACATAGGGCAAGTCGGTAACGACCGGTTATCCACGCGGATTGATAAAGTTTCCACGGGGCTTCCCATTCTTTTGGAAGCGGTCCGCCAACAAGGATATGACGTCTCGGATATTGAAGTTCAATCGCCATCGCTGCACCACGTGTTCCTGCACCTGACCGGTCACGAACTTCGCGACTAA
- a CDS encoding DUF2141 domain-containing protein yields the protein MVNQTDLETQPDYSDTHRELWRQNHLSILLAFAFAVFLIGSGILLYRQNRFVPPRFPDSESITSASGNNTSDDIQLPKDSLLIGVAGAANDQGEMKLAIYDSPESFNDIDASKAKLSATIVNGETVFLLPIEALPERFAVAVFHDENLDGELNRNRFGIPSERYGYSRDARGLTGPPKFSDAVINRPKPGEILAISIR from the coding sequence GTGGTAAATCAAACGGACCTCGAAACGCAGCCGGACTATTCGGATACCCATCGCGAACTTTGGCGTCAAAATCACCTTTCGATTTTGCTCGCGTTTGCGTTTGCCGTGTTTTTGATCGGCTCGGGCATTCTACTTTATCGGCAAAACCGATTCGTTCCTCCCCGTTTTCCGGACAGCGAATCGATTACGTCTGCCAGTGGCAACAACACGAGCGACGATATCCAATTGCCAAAGGATTCGCTGCTGATTGGCGTCGCCGGAGCTGCGAACGACCAGGGCGAAATGAAGTTGGCGATCTATGATTCGCCAGAAAGTTTCAACGACATCGACGCATCGAAGGCTAAATTGTCAGCCACGATCGTTAACGGTGAAACTGTTTTCCTGTTGCCTATCGAAGCACTGCCCGAGCGATTTGCAGTTGCCGTGTTTCACGACGAAAACTTGGATGGCGAACTCAACAGGAACCGCTTTGGTATCCCAAGTGAGCGGTACGGGTACAGCCGCGACGCCCGCGGATTGACGGGCCCGCCCAAGTTCTCAGACGCTGTCATCAATCGCCCAAAACCAGGCGAAATTTTAGCTATCTCGATTCGTTAG
- a CDS encoding c-type cytochrome domain-containing protein has protein sequence MRSLFTLIFWVTLTLPALAGEPVDFVRDVFPILETYCIGCHTSEDASGEFVMETHAAIIQGGENGVAITAGVPKSSRMFLMAAGKMEPIMPPDDQPGLTEDELAILEAWIEQGAVGPDGDMPIKRELRIPKIAVDEQVVLPVTAIAIAPDGMLRAIARFDRVEIVDAKDHVVTTLKGELGKVNSLRFNRDGSKVLIASGLTGAYGLASIYSVSDGELVREMVGHRDTIYAAVFAPDEKRVATAGYDHEIILWDATTGEPIRKFTGHNGAIYDLAFSPDGEVIVSACADETLKVWNVESGERLDTLGQPEGEVFAVEVTRDGKYIIAGSRDNRLRVWKLVSRTEPRTNPLVATRFVDESPIVNFVITPDGSTVVVLSEAGNLKTISTNEWVLGPAIESLPSPGSDLCILPSGKSLLVSLMTGQTVTREVPDVRSDALSEGSELSKVYLDLGPLAKVNESERASVDQSPITIPRGAEISGTVSEAGEVDVYSWHANRGEVWAIDADALTDSRIDPIVSIHDQQGAPVLRTRLQAIRDTYFTFRGKDSVQVNDFRLFNYEEIHLNDYLYASGEVTRMWLHPRGPDSGFNVYPNEASRWTYFGTSHTTHALGEPAYVVRQLAEGELPVANGLPVFDIYYENDDDPRREAGNASRIIFTAPVDGLFQIQISDTRGEGGQGYGYRVQVRAAEPMFEPSVEPITAELLRGAGRELTVRVKRLDDFEGPVEFHVQGLPEGLVTNFPLTIEESQRYAHGTVWVPEAIEGWEGEVEPTLVASARINGRVVERHVGSIGKFKLGGRPQAVPRIEPVEKELIQVSDSTDWTLQVRRGETVSARLVLDRQEDFNNEVSFGKEGAGRNTAFGVIVDNIGLNGLLLLAGETEREFFITADPTSPVGKRSFFLTANVNGGITTTPITVEVLP, from the coding sequence ATGCGCTCACTTTTTACTTTGATCTTCTGGGTTACTCTTACGTTGCCCGCACTGGCTGGTGAGCCGGTGGATTTTGTGCGTGATGTGTTTCCGATTCTGGAAACGTACTGCATTGGTTGCCACACAAGTGAAGACGCGTCAGGCGAGTTTGTGATGGAAACGCACGCAGCGATAATACAAGGAGGCGAAAACGGTGTTGCGATCACCGCAGGTGTCCCCAAAAGTAGTCGCATGTTCTTGATGGCTGCGGGCAAGATGGAACCAATCATGCCTCCCGACGATCAACCTGGACTGACCGAGGATGAATTGGCAATCCTTGAAGCTTGGATTGAACAGGGCGCCGTTGGGCCAGACGGCGACATGCCGATCAAACGAGAATTGCGTATTCCGAAGATTGCTGTGGACGAGCAAGTCGTTCTGCCAGTGACTGCCATCGCGATCGCCCCTGACGGAATGCTTCGCGCAATCGCTCGGTTTGATCGGGTCGAGATCGTGGACGCGAAGGACCATGTGGTCACGACGCTCAAAGGTGAACTCGGCAAAGTCAATTCGCTACGCTTCAATCGCGATGGATCGAAGGTGTTGATTGCCTCGGGACTTACCGGCGCCTACGGTCTAGCTAGTATCTACTCGGTGAGTGATGGCGAGCTCGTTCGCGAAATGGTCGGACATCGCGATACGATCTATGCTGCGGTCTTTGCTCCAGACGAAAAAAGGGTCGCAACGGCAGGTTACGACCACGAAATCATTCTGTGGGATGCTACGACAGGTGAACCCATTCGCAAGTTCACTGGCCACAACGGTGCAATCTACGATTTGGCGTTTTCGCCTGACGGAGAGGTAATCGTCAGCGCTTGCGCCGATGAAACTTTAAAGGTTTGGAATGTCGAATCAGGCGAGCGACTTGATACGCTGGGCCAACCCGAGGGCGAAGTTTTCGCAGTAGAAGTCACTCGTGATGGAAAGTACATCATCGCGGGAAGTCGCGATAATCGATTGCGTGTTTGGAAGTTGGTCAGCCGTACCGAACCGCGAACGAACCCACTTGTGGCGACTCGCTTCGTCGATGAATCGCCGATTGTCAACTTTGTCATCACACCCGACGGCTCTACCGTTGTTGTGCTCAGCGAGGCCGGGAATTTGAAAACAATTTCGACAAACGAATGGGTTCTTGGGCCAGCCATCGAATCGCTTCCTTCGCCCGGCAGCGACCTTTGCATTTTACCCAGCGGAAAATCTTTGCTGGTGTCCTTGATGACCGGTCAAACCGTAACCCGGGAAGTTCCCGATGTGCGATCCGACGCATTAAGCGAAGGATCGGAACTATCAAAGGTCTATCTGGACTTGGGGCCACTTGCGAAAGTCAATGAGAGCGAGCGTGCAAGTGTCGATCAATCGCCCATCACAATCCCGCGCGGTGCTGAAATCAGCGGGACCGTTTCGGAAGCTGGCGAAGTGGATGTCTATTCGTGGCATGCGAATCGCGGAGAAGTATGGGCGATTGACGCTGATGCGTTAACCGATAGTCGCATCGATCCGATCGTTTCCATTCATGACCAGCAAGGCGCGCCAGTTCTGCGAACGCGTCTGCAAGCGATCCGGGATACCTACTTCACGTTTCGGGGCAAAGATAGTGTTCAAGTCAACGATTTTCGTTTGTTCAATTACGAAGAAATTCACCTGAACGACTATTTGTATGCGTCCGGTGAGGTCACGCGGATGTGGTTGCACCCTCGGGGTCCCGATTCTGGGTTTAACGTCTATCCAAATGAGGCATCTCGTTGGACTTACTTTGGAACATCGCACACGACGCACGCATTGGGTGAACCAGCTTACGTTGTTCGCCAGTTAGCCGAAGGCGAACTGCCGGTCGCAAATGGATTGCCAGTGTTCGATATCTACTACGAGAATGACGACGATCCAAGACGCGAGGCGGGGAACGCGAGCCGAATTATCTTCACCGCTCCTGTTGATGGACTCTTCCAGATTCAGATTTCTGATACTCGGGGTGAAGGCGGCCAAGGGTACGGATATCGCGTGCAAGTTCGTGCGGCGGAACCGATGTTTGAACCGAGCGTGGAACCAATAACGGCTGAACTTCTTCGCGGAGCGGGTCGAGAATTGACGGTGCGGGTCAAGCGATTGGACGACTTCGAAGGCCCGGTTGAATTTCATGTTCAAGGATTGCCGGAAGGGCTAGTCACAAACTTTCCGCTCACCATTGAAGAAAGTCAGCGGTATGCCCATGGAACCGTTTGGGTTCCTGAGGCGATTGAAGGATGGGAAGGCGAAGTCGAACCTACGCTTGTTGCGAGTGCACGAATCAATGGACGAGTGGTCGAGCGACACGTAGGAAGTATCGGCAAATTTAAACTTGGTGGTCGACCGCAGGCAGTTCCTCGAATCGAGCCTGTCGAGAAAGAGTTGATTCAGGTGAGCGACTCTACGGATTGGACACTGCAAGTGCGACGCGGCGAAACGGTGTCGGCACGGCTGGTTTTGGATCGCCAGGAAGACTTCAACAACGAAGTCAGTTTCGGAAAAGAAGGAGCCGGGCGTAACACAGCGTTTGGCGTGATCGTTGACAATATTGGCCTGAACGGTTTGCTTTTGCTTGCCGGTGAAACCGAACGAGAATTCTTTATCACGGCCGATCCGACTTCGCCGGTCGGCAAGCGATCGTTCTTCTTGACGGCCAATGTCAACGGCGGAATCACCACAACTCCGATCACGGTTGAGGTCTTGCCTTAG
- a CDS encoding DUF1501 domain-containing protein has protein sequence MLNLTSRGKAHTCNGSTRRDFLQVGTLGGIGLGLPQWLAAAEQGAVDPKHDKRSCIMIFNLGAPSQLDTFDMKPNAPAEVRGPFKPISSKGDFQVSEILPMHAEVADKFSIVRSCYHNAAAVHDAGWQMMQTGRQFTGGVNYPHAGAVVQYLRGRRSDLPAHVVLPETMGRGGGNLPNGQAGGFLGKAYDPFALMADPSVENFKVPDLLPPSTLGDVRIDRRRRMRATIEDHMAAMEATESAKMLDKNFEAAYRLMNSPQAREAFDLSNEPIQVRERYGMNRFGQCCLLSRRLIEAGVRFVTVNTFLTVFGEITWDIHGSKPFTTIDGMKNIVAPMYDQGYSALISDLDQRGMLADTMVCGLAEFGRTPKVNPAGGRDHWPNVFTCTFAGGGVQGGRAIGASDPIGAVPADRPTNPGEIIATIFKSMGLDLHAELPGPGGRPFPLVDFGVREIRELFA, from the coding sequence ATGCTGAATTTGACTTCGCGCGGTAAGGCGCACACCTGCAACGGATCTACTCGCCGCGATTTTCTTCAGGTGGGAACGCTTGGCGGCATCGGGCTTGGTTTGCCGCAGTGGTTAGCCGCGGCCGAGCAAGGTGCGGTCGATCCAAAGCACGACAAGCGATCGTGCATCATGATTTTCAATCTCGGTGCACCGAGCCAGTTAGATACGTTCGACATGAAGCCCAACGCACCAGCGGAAGTGCGCGGTCCGTTCAAGCCGATCTCGTCAAAGGGCGACTTCCAAGTATCTGAAATTTTGCCGATGCACGCGGAAGTGGCAGATAAGTTTTCCATTGTGCGGTCGTGCTACCACAACGCGGCGGCAGTGCACGATGCGGGCTGGCAAATGATGCAAACGGGCCGCCAGTTCACCGGTGGCGTGAACTATCCTCACGCAGGAGCGGTGGTTCAGTACTTGCGCGGCCGACGAAGTGACTTGCCCGCTCATGTGGTTCTGCCCGAGACAATGGGGCGTGGCGGTGGCAACTTGCCCAATGGTCAGGCGGGTGGGTTTCTTGGAAAGGCTTACGACCCTTTCGCATTGATGGCTGACCCGAGCGTTGAAAACTTTAAGGTTCCTGATTTGTTGCCGCCTTCAACGCTGGGCGATGTACGCATCGACCGACGTCGTCGTATGCGGGCAACGATCGAGGATCATATGGCTGCGATGGAGGCAACGGAGTCCGCCAAGATGCTTGATAAGAATTTTGAGGCTGCTTATCGACTGATGAATAGTCCGCAAGCACGAGAAGCGTTTGACCTATCCAATGAACCAATTCAGGTTCGCGAGCGCTATGGAATGAATCGTTTCGGACAGTGTTGTTTGTTGTCTCGGCGACTGATCGAAGCCGGCGTTAGATTTGTGACCGTGAATACTTTTCTCACGGTTTTTGGCGAGATCACTTGGGACATCCACGGTAGTAAGCCGTTCACGACAATCGATGGGATGAAGAATATCGTCGCGCCTATGTACGACCAAGGATATTCAGCATTGATTTCGGACTTGGACCAACGGGGCATGTTGGCGGACACGATGGTTTGCGGATTGGCTGAGTTCGGCCGAACTCCCAAAGTGAATCCGGCCGGTGGTCGCGATCATTGGCCCAACGTCTTTACCTGCACGTTTGCCGGCGGCGGTGTGCAGGGCGGACGAGCGATTGGTGCCAGTGACCCGATTGGCGCCGTTCCAGCCGACCGACCGACCAACCCTGGCGAGATCATCGCGACGATTTTCAAAAGCATGGGCTTGGATCTGCACGCCGAATTGCCGGGCCCCGGCGGACGTCCGTTCCCGTTGGTCGACTTTGGTGTGCGAGAAATCAGGGAGCTGTTTGCGTGA
- a CDS encoding GumC domain-containing protein — translation MSSNPIPWKHVRNILVLFAPLWGGAAILFGCVGLVYALFSSDYYTARQPLVVRDEATSSLDRLGRFASQTDLKAAQETILEMTRNPEVVAEALRRIGPPGGGTDPTWPTTDDIDTIATKFVNLVAPKGSEFGNTEVVYLSVKAKSQERADAFCNAMYISLTDQLRKVRRVRADSVIGELSHARDLAARNLNHVAAKLREIEIEFGTDLGDLRNLNDTISGDGTNRRTLEETTRELQAAELEMQKLESLHSLLVAGADDPQRLLISGSELLDSQPSLSRLKDGLIDAQLAASQMAGIYTESNPKLRAAMQTELEIRDRMQQETKAAIAANEPRLALQRNRVATLAERAKMLNNRLGHLAVIRTDYSKLDADVKHRTEMLAEAERSLAEASATRSAALSTNLISPLGPPQVSDHPNGPGGSIIALGSTMAGLIFGLGTVFMIAPGPTEARGGRRWSDYLGAGRRSSDDTAAAGKANRRSADNAIAAEQPRAVPPAKS, via the coding sequence ATGAGCTCCAATCCGATTCCTTGGAAACACGTTCGAAACATCCTTGTCCTATTCGCACCGCTTTGGGGTGGTGCCGCAATCTTGTTCGGTTGCGTGGGATTGGTGTACGCGTTGTTCAGCAGCGATTATTACACAGCTCGGCAACCGCTTGTGGTTCGCGATGAAGCGACCAGTTCGCTAGATCGTTTGGGCCGATTCGCAAGCCAGACGGATCTGAAAGCGGCGCAAGAGACAATCTTGGAAATGACCCGAAATCCGGAAGTCGTCGCGGAAGCACTGCGTCGAATCGGACCGCCCGGCGGTGGGACGGACCCAACGTGGCCAACCACTGATGACATCGACACAATCGCCACCAAGTTCGTGAATTTGGTTGCTCCTAAGGGGTCTGAATTTGGCAACACTGAAGTCGTCTATCTGTCGGTGAAGGCCAAGAGTCAAGAACGCGCCGATGCGTTCTGCAATGCGATGTACATCAGCTTGACCGACCAACTTCGCAAAGTGCGTCGTGTTCGCGCCGACAGCGTCATTGGAGAGTTAAGCCATGCTCGCGACTTAGCCGCCAGAAACCTAAACCATGTTGCCGCCAAACTTCGAGAGATCGAGATCGAGTTCGGAACTGACCTGGGTGATCTTCGTAACTTGAACGATACGATTTCCGGCGATGGTACTAATCGCAGAACCCTGGAAGAAACCACTCGGGAATTGCAAGCCGCTGAACTGGAAATGCAGAAGCTGGAATCGCTTCATTCGCTATTGGTTGCCGGTGCGGACGATCCGCAACGATTGTTGATCAGCGGAAGTGAATTACTTGACAGCCAGCCATCGCTTTCACGCTTGAAAGACGGTTTGATTGACGCTCAATTGGCAGCGAGCCAAATGGCTGGCATCTACACCGAATCGAATCCAAAATTACGCGCCGCGATGCAGACGGAGTTGGAAATTCGCGACCGTATGCAACAAGAAACCAAAGCGGCCATTGCTGCGAACGAACCTCGCTTGGCACTGCAACGAAATCGAGTAGCAACGCTGGCTGAGCGAGCCAAGATGCTGAATAACCGTCTTGGCCACTTAGCGGTGATTCGTACCGACTATTCCAAGCTGGATGCCGATGTGAAGCATCGAACCGAAATGTTGGCTGAGGCTGAACGATCGTTGGCCGAGGCCAGTGCGACTCGTTCCGCGGCTCTGTCGACTAACTTGATCTCGCCTCTTGGGCCTCCGCAAGTCAGTGATCACCCCAATGGGCCCGGCGGATCGATCATCGCTCTAGGAAGCACGATGGCCGGATTGATCTTTGGCCTGGGTACTGTGTTCATGATCGCGCCTGGACCCACCGAAGCCAGGGGAGGTCGCCGTTGGAGCGATTACCTTGGTGCCGGTCGTCGTTCATCGGACGATACTGCAGCGGCCGGGAAGGCTAATCGTCGATCGGCTGATAACGCCATTGCGGCGGAACAACCCCGTGCTGTGCCGCCGGCCAAAAGCTAA